A genomic region of Streptomyces sp. R33 contains the following coding sequences:
- a CDS encoding FAD-binding oxidoreductase: MAPHSKAGQALAALREDLAGEVFAPDDPGYDEARTVFNAMIDRRPAVIARCESEADVVTTVRFARELDLPVAVRGGGHSVAGMSLNDGGVVVDMRRMQEVTVHPAAKAVRVGGGAVMSVLDRACQPHGLATTGGRVSTTGATGFVLGGGSGWLDRKFGLAVDNLLGVDLVTADGSTLTATSEDNPELFWALHGGGGNFGVATSITLRLHELPEFAICMLLYPPEAGPEVLRTYRDVVENGPDEAGGGMIYLTAPPEPFVPEHLVGTVMAGALLTYAGGEEALRKLAQPLLALPHEVEVLTALPYADFQCMLDDPPGLRNYWSAEYLTGLPDELVSVFCALGDVMPSGGTQHVMFPLGGAIAAGPSEFPVPYRNSPWAVHPFGIWEDPAEDDRCRQWVRDVRSHVERWSTGAVYLNFTGDEGSERVAAGLGAENLARLGAVKRAYDPDNVFRFNHNIKPT; this comes from the coding sequence ATGGCTCCCCACTCCAAGGCCGGCCAGGCCCTGGCCGCGCTCCGCGAGGATCTGGCCGGTGAGGTCTTCGCCCCGGACGATCCCGGGTACGACGAGGCCCGGACGGTCTTCAACGCGATGATCGACCGCAGGCCGGCCGTGATCGCCCGCTGCGAGAGCGAGGCGGACGTCGTCACCACCGTCCGTTTCGCCCGTGAACTGGACCTGCCCGTCGCGGTGCGCGGCGGCGGCCACAGCGTCGCCGGGATGTCCCTCAACGACGGCGGCGTGGTCGTCGACATGCGCCGGATGCAGGAGGTCACCGTCCATCCCGCGGCGAAGGCCGTACGCGTCGGGGGCGGCGCGGTGATGAGCGTGCTGGACCGCGCCTGCCAGCCCCACGGGCTCGCCACCACCGGCGGCCGGGTCTCCACCACCGGAGCCACCGGTTTCGTCCTCGGCGGCGGCTCGGGCTGGCTGGACCGGAAGTTCGGGCTGGCCGTCGACAACCTGCTCGGCGTGGACCTCGTCACCGCCGACGGCAGCACCCTGACGGCGACCTCCGAGGACAACCCCGAGCTGTTCTGGGCCCTGCACGGCGGCGGCGGGAACTTCGGCGTCGCGACGTCCATCACGCTGCGCCTGCACGAGCTGCCGGAGTTCGCGATCTGCATGCTGCTGTACCCGCCCGAGGCCGGGCCCGAGGTGCTGCGCACCTACCGGGACGTCGTCGAGAACGGCCCCGACGAGGCGGGCGGCGGCATGATCTACCTGACGGCCCCGCCGGAGCCCTTCGTACCGGAACACCTCGTCGGAACCGTGATGGCGGGCGCGCTGCTCACGTACGCGGGCGGCGAGGAGGCGCTGCGCAAGCTGGCGCAGCCGCTGCTCGCGCTGCCGCACGAGGTGGAGGTGCTCACCGCCCTCCCGTACGCGGACTTCCAGTGCATGCTGGACGACCCGCCGGGCCTGCGGAACTACTGGTCCGCGGAGTACCTGACCGGCCTGCCGGACGAGCTCGTCAGCGTCTTCTGCGCCCTCGGCGACGTGATGCCGTCGGGCGGAACCCAGCACGTGATGTTCCCGCTGGGCGGGGCCATCGCGGCCGGGCCCTCCGAATTCCCCGTTCCGTACCGGAACTCCCCCTGGGCCGTCCACCCCTTCGGGATCTGGGAGGACCCCGCCGAGGACGACCGCTGCCGCCAGTGGGTGCGCGACGTACGCAGCCACGTGGAGCGGTGGAGCACCGGCGCGGTCTACCTCAACTTCACCGGCGACGAGGGTTCCGAGCGCGTGGCGGCGGGTCTCGGCGCGGAGAATCTGGCCAGGCTGGGCGCGGTGAAGCGGGCGTACGACCCGGACAACGTGTTCCGCTTCAACCACAACATCAAGCCGACCTGA
- a CDS encoding glycosyltransferase family 4 protein, whose amino-acid sequence MSSSPVSIPVPAQAYGRPPLRTVQVLGGAGAGSSAHVRSLTTGLAARGVRVTVCAPVEAEGEYDFTGAGAQFTPDAVSALRAVCAGADVVHAHGVRAGMRAVLALRGRRVPLVVTWHSGGPAAEGPFGRLGRVLERHVARTAAVVLGASSDQVDLARARGARDARLAPVAVPMGQEGPDAGADPDKVRAELGAVERPLLIAVGSLVEHRGYSVLLDAARAWRVLEPLPLVVIAGEGPQRAELARRIEAEGLSVRLLGRRRDAAQLLAAADVAVLPSRWEARSLLAQEALRLGVPLVATAVGGLPELVGDAGVLVPYGDAAALSSAVTDLLSDPDRRAALSAAGRTQAATWPSEDDTVAQILSVYDELMDRRK is encoded by the coding sequence GTGAGCAGCTCCCCGGTCTCGATCCCGGTCCCCGCGCAGGCGTACGGGCGGCCACCGCTCCGCACCGTCCAAGTACTCGGCGGTGCGGGCGCGGGCAGCAGCGCGCACGTACGGTCGCTGACGACCGGGCTCGCCGCGCGGGGGGTCCGGGTCACGGTGTGCGCGCCCGTGGAGGCGGAGGGGGAGTACGACTTCACCGGCGCGGGGGCGCAGTTCACCCCGGACGCGGTGAGTGCGCTGCGGGCCGTGTGCGCCGGGGCGGACGTGGTGCATGCGCACGGAGTGCGGGCCGGGATGCGCGCCGTGCTGGCGCTGCGCGGGCGCCGGGTGCCGCTGGTGGTGACGTGGCACAGCGGCGGGCCGGCGGCCGAGGGGCCCTTCGGGCGGCTCGGGCGGGTGCTGGAGCGGCACGTGGCGCGGACCGCGGCGGTGGTGCTGGGCGCCTCCTCGGACCAGGTGGACCTGGCCAGGGCGCGGGGCGCGCGGGATGCGCGACTGGCGCCGGTGGCCGTGCCGATGGGGCAGGAGGGCCCGGACGCCGGGGCGGATCCGGACAAGGTACGGGCGGAACTGGGTGCGGTGGAGCGGCCGTTGCTGATCGCGGTCGGCAGCCTGGTGGAGCACCGGGGGTACTCCGTACTGCTGGACGCGGCGCGGGCGTGGCGGGTGCTGGAGCCGCTGCCGCTGGTGGTGATCGCGGGGGAGGGCCCGCAGCGGGCCGAACTGGCCCGGCGGATCGAGGCCGAGGGACTGTCCGTACGGCTGCTGGGGCGGCGCAGGGATGCGGCGCAGCTGCTCGCGGCGGCGGACGTGGCGGTGCTGCCGAGCCGGTGGGAGGCGCGGTCCCTGCTGGCGCAGGAGGCACTGCGGCTGGGCGTACCGCTGGTCGCGACGGCGGTCGGCGGCCTGCCGGAGCTGGTCGGGGACGCGGGGGTACTGGTCCCGTACGGGGACGCGGCCGCACTGTCCTCGGCGGTGACGGACCTCCTGTCGGACCCGGACCGCAGGGCGGCCCTGTCCGCGGCGGGCCGCACCCAGGCGGCGACGTGGCCGTCGGAGGACGACACGGTGGCCCAGATCCTGTCGGTGTACGACGAGTTGATGGACCGCCGCAAATAG
- a CDS encoding glycoside hydrolase family 15 protein, with protein sequence MQAPFGADVDVRLEIYVSGRIEDYALIGDMQTAALVCRDGSVDWLCLPRFDSHAVFAGLLGTEDHGFWRIGPAFPGGAAAPAATRRRYQGDSLILESEWDTPRGTVRVTDFMPPREDHAPQLVRIVEGVSGRVPMHSALRMRFSYGRVVPWVHKVDGRTVAVAGPDSVWLDTDAQTYGKDLTTYSDFTVGPGDRKAFCISWQPSHKGAPETPDAQEALATTAAFWREWVDHCTYHGPYREAVIRSLITLKALTYGPTGGIVAAPTTSLPEEIGGVRNWDYRYTWLRDAAITLSSLLRTGYREEAQAWREWLLRAVAGDPENLQIMYGIAGERELGETELDWLPGYEGSRPVRVGNGAAHQLQLDVYGEVTEALHLGHMTGLARNDYASVLQLKLIRYLEAHWDQPDEGIWEVRGPRRHFVHSKVMAWVAVDRTIKLIESGDADGPLERWRELRDEIHEDVCEKGYDKERNTFTQSYGSKELDASLLLIPQMGFLPPDDKRVIGTIEAIQRELSTPDGFILRYPTTGEEAGVDGLEGDEGAFLACSFWMADDLAMIGRVDEARQLFERLLALRNDLGLLAEEWDPRLQRQVGNFPQAFSHVPLIDTALRLTASGAYGG encoded by the coding sequence ATGCAAGCGCCCTTCGGGGCGGACGTGGACGTTCGACTGGAGATCTACGTGTCCGGGCGCATCGAGGATTACGCACTGATCGGGGACATGCAGACCGCCGCACTGGTCTGCCGGGACGGCTCGGTGGACTGGCTGTGTCTGCCACGTTTCGACTCCCATGCCGTCTTCGCGGGCCTTCTCGGCACCGAGGACCACGGCTTCTGGCGGATCGGCCCGGCGTTCCCGGGGGGCGCCGCGGCCCCTGCCGCGACGCGCCGCCGCTACCAGGGCGATTCGCTGATCCTGGAATCGGAGTGGGACACGCCGCGCGGCACGGTCCGCGTGACCGACTTCATGCCGCCCCGCGAGGACCACGCCCCGCAGCTGGTGCGCATCGTGGAGGGCGTCAGCGGGCGCGTCCCGATGCACTCGGCGCTGCGCATGCGGTTCAGCTACGGCCGGGTCGTGCCCTGGGTGCACAAGGTGGACGGGCGCACCGTCGCCGTCGCCGGCCCGGACTCGGTCTGGCTGGACACCGACGCGCAGACGTACGGCAAGGACCTGACGACGTACTCCGACTTCACCGTCGGCCCCGGCGACCGGAAGGCGTTCTGCATCAGCTGGCAGCCCTCCCACAAGGGCGCCCCGGAGACCCCCGACGCGCAGGAGGCCCTGGCGACGACCGCCGCGTTCTGGCGCGAGTGGGTCGACCACTGCACGTACCACGGCCCCTACCGCGAGGCCGTCATCCGCTCCCTGATCACCCTCAAGGCGCTCACCTACGGCCCCACCGGCGGCATCGTCGCCGCGCCCACCACCTCCCTCCCGGAGGAGATCGGCGGTGTCCGCAACTGGGACTACCGCTACACGTGGCTGCGCGACGCCGCCATCACCCTCTCCTCGCTGCTGCGCACCGGGTACCGCGAGGAGGCCCAGGCCTGGCGCGAGTGGCTGCTGCGCGCGGTCGCCGGCGACCCGGAGAACCTGCAGATCATGTACGGGATCGCGGGCGAGCGGGAACTCGGCGAGACCGAGCTGGACTGGCTGCCCGGGTACGAGGGCTCCCGCCCGGTCCGGGTCGGCAACGGCGCCGCGCACCAGCTCCAGCTGGACGTGTACGGCGAGGTCACCGAGGCCCTGCACCTGGGACACATGACGGGCCTGGCGCGCAACGACTACGCCTCGGTGCTCCAGTTGAAGCTGATCCGCTACCTGGAGGCCCACTGGGACCAGCCGGACGAGGGCATCTGGGAGGTGCGCGGCCCGCGCCGCCACTTCGTGCACTCGAAGGTGATGGCCTGGGTGGCCGTGGACCGCACGATCAAGCTGATCGAGAGCGGGGACGCGGACGGCCCGCTGGAGCGGTGGCGCGAACTGCGTGACGAGATCCACGAGGACGTGTGCGAGAAGGGCTACGACAAGGAGCGCAACACCTTCACCCAGTCGTACGGGTCGAAGGAGCTGGACGCCTCCCTGCTGCTGATCCCGCAGATGGGCTTCCTGCCGCCGGACGACAAGCGGGTCATCGGCACCATCGAGGCGATCCAGCGCGAACTGTCCACGCCCGACGGGTTCATCCTGCGCTACCCGACGACCGGCGAGGAGGCCGGCGTGGACGGGCTCGAGGGGGACGAGGGGGCCTTCCTGGCGTGCTCGTTCTGGATGGCGGACGACCTGGCGATGATCGGCCGCGTCGACGAGGCCCGCCAGCTCTTCGAGCGGCTGCTGGCGCTCCGCAACGACCTGGGGCTGCTGGCGGAGGAGTGGGACCCGCGGCTCCAGCGCCAGGTCGGCAACTTCCCGCAGGCGTTCAGCCACGTCCCCCTGATCGACACGGCCCTGCGCCTGACGGCGAGCGGCGCGTACGGGGGCTGA
- a CDS encoding PucR family transcriptional regulator, whose translation MDNQGGITVQRALELPGLRSGLPEVVACADRLGRTVRWVHAGEVPNIASLLKGGELLLTTGLGLGTRPAEQRAFVRRLADRGIAALVVELGPRFTRLPATLVETARAAGLPLVQLHREVPFVAVTEEIHTEIVNHHYTLLQRAEEVHRRCTEALLSGGGIPQVLHILADFTGNPVFLETPDGQLLYAAGPVSGEAAADPLQVWEGLRGQREAEPSANAVLIDVPGGGHGTGSVRARVVLLGVSAPLLPVHRMAAERTAGVLAVVLMQARQEEELAARGRGDFLTDLAEGRISAEDAPAQARVLGFKPGSGPLLPVVMRLSSSLGPSGNWAVLARAVLEELSSVGVPVLLGVRPVEGRVPLLVSLRSESERTTVADRVAAALRAGVERAGLDRAAAPPAVVVGVAGGWAAASSGLRHAAETATAAHGLPARPWYDARRLDIDLLLWRLREHPDLAAFVDRAIGALRVHDATSRPPLLPTLETYLAHAGRKAETARELHLNRQTLYNRLARISELLGTDLDDPETVLSLSLALRARRHVPSPS comes from the coding sequence ATGGACAACCAGGGCGGGATCACCGTTCAGCGGGCACTGGAGCTGCCCGGGCTGCGCAGCGGACTGCCGGAGGTGGTGGCCTGCGCCGACCGCCTCGGCCGGACCGTCCGCTGGGTGCACGCGGGCGAGGTGCCCAACATCGCGTCCCTGCTCAAGGGCGGGGAGCTGCTGCTGACCACGGGGCTGGGCCTCGGCACCCGGCCCGCGGAGCAACGTGCCTTCGTACGCCGCCTCGCGGACCGGGGGATCGCCGCGCTGGTGGTGGAACTGGGCCCGCGCTTCACCCGGCTCCCGGCGACGCTCGTCGAGACGGCTCGGGCCGCCGGGCTGCCGCTGGTCCAGCTGCACCGCGAGGTGCCGTTCGTGGCGGTGACGGAGGAGATCCACACCGAGATCGTCAACCACCACTACACCCTGCTCCAGCGGGCCGAGGAGGTCCACCGGCGCTGCACGGAGGCCCTGCTCAGTGGCGGCGGCATCCCCCAAGTCCTGCACATCCTGGCCGACTTCACCGGGAATCCGGTGTTCCTGGAGACCCCCGACGGCCAACTCCTGTACGCGGCGGGCCCGGTCTCCGGGGAGGCCGCGGCGGACCCGCTCCAGGTGTGGGAGGGCCTGCGGGGGCAGCGCGAGGCGGAGCCGTCGGCGAACGCGGTGCTGATCGACGTCCCCGGCGGCGGCCACGGCACGGGCTCGGTCCGCGCGAGGGTGGTCCTGCTCGGCGTCTCGGCGCCGCTGCTGCCCGTCCACCGGATGGCGGCGGAACGGACGGCGGGGGTACTGGCCGTGGTCCTGATGCAGGCCCGTCAGGAGGAGGAACTGGCGGCCCGCGGCCGCGGGGACTTCCTGACGGACCTGGCGGAGGGCCGCATCTCGGCGGAGGACGCCCCGGCGCAGGCGCGCGTACTGGGCTTCAAGCCGGGGTCGGGCCCGCTCCTGCCGGTGGTCATGCGCTTGTCGTCGTCCCTGGGCCCGTCGGGCAACTGGGCGGTCCTGGCGAGGGCGGTCCTGGAGGAACTCTCGTCGGTCGGCGTCCCGGTCCTCCTGGGAGTCCGCCCGGTGGAGGGCCGAGTCCCCCTCCTGGTCTCCCTCCGCTCCGAATCGGAACGCACCACGGTGGCGGACCGGGTGGCCGCCGCGCTCCGGGCGGGTGTGGAACGGGCCGGCCTGGACCGCGCCGCGGCCCCGCCGGCGGTGGTCGTGGGCGTGGCGGGCGGCTGGGCGGCGGCCTCGTCGGGCCTGCGCCACGCCGCGGAAACGGCAACGGCGGCCCACGGCCTGCCGGCCCGCCCCTGGTACGACGCGCGCCGCCTGGACATCGACCTGCTCCTGTGGCGGCTGCGGGAACACCCCGACCTGGCGGCGTTCGTGGACCGCGCGATCGGCGCGCTCCGCGTCCACGACGCGACGTCGCGCCCCCCGCTCCTCCCGACCCTGGAGACGTACCTGGCCCACGCGGGCCGCAAGGCGGAGACGGCGCGCGAGCTGCACCTCAATCGCCAGACCCTGTACAACCGCCTGGCCCGCATCTCGGAGCTCCTGGGCACGGACCTGGACGACCCGGAGACGGTCCTCTCCCTGAGCCTGGCCCTCCGCGCCCGCCGCCACGTTCCCTCCCCTTCGTAA